One segment of Rhipicephalus sanguineus isolate Rsan-2018 chromosome 6, BIME_Rsan_1.4, whole genome shotgun sequence DNA contains the following:
- the LOC119395769 gene encoding peptidyl-tRNA hydrolase 2, mitochondrial, translated as MQSISSALMANSVSLLLGLGSGLTLGWLLGAKFGLRNGLSKLLGCAGGVVIRDVGECSGDDSGEFKLVLVVRSDIKMEKGKAAAQCSHAAVLAYKQAQRDAPRSLRQWERQGQRKVVLRASTEDEMLSLASQARAKGLITSLVRDAGRTQLAPGTRTVLGVGPAPEQLVDSVTGHLKLY; from the exons ATGCAGTCCATCAGCTCGGCTTTGATGGCAAATAGCGTGTCGCTCCTACTAGGCCTGGGTTCGGGGCTGACCCTGGGCTGGTTGCTGGGCGCGAAGTTTGGACTCCGCAATGGCCTGTCGAAGCTCTTGGGCTGCGCCGGCGGAGTGGTGATACGGGACGTCGGTGAG TGTAGCGGCGACGACAGCGGCGAGTTTAAGCTGGTGCTGGTGGTGCGCAGCGACATCAAGATGGAGAAGGGCAAGGCGGCTGCCCAGTGTTCGCATGCAGCTGTGCTTGCCTACAAACAGGCTCAGAGGGACGCACCCAGGTCGTTGCGCCAATGGGAGCGCCAGGGACAAAGGAAG GTGGTGCTTCGGGCGTCGACTGAGGACGAGATGCTTTCGTTGGCGAGCCAAGCGCGTGCCAAGGGTCTCATCACAAGCCTGGTGCGCGATGCTGGTCGTACGCAACTAGCACCCGGCACCCGCACTGTGCTCGGCGTAGGGCCAGCGCCCGAGCAGCTAGTCGACTCCGTCACCGGACACCTTAAACTCTATTGA
- the LOC119395770 gene encoding transcription cofactor vestigial-like protein 4, with protein MPVPKMCGPAAAEKRKLPLPLTASSSSAPPSEKQPRLCDNGTVDVEPLQPLDMRRSRPSVIRRCSAVVRPTHEEREPSRLLRGSTNTVTGMTGMRGPSDQPDPAVEAHFRRSLGPQYAALFAGPTEPAGSALTVDDHFARALGPDTWLRLQDGLTSS; from the exons ATGCCTGTCCCAAAAAT GTGCGGGCCCGCGGCAGCAGAGAAGCGCAAGCTTCCGTTACCCCTTACGGCATCGTCGTCATCAGCACCCCCCAGTGAAAAGCAGCCCCGTCTGTGTGACAACGGCACCGTCGACGTTGAGCCGTTGCAGCCGCTCGACATGCGACGCTCACGGCCTTCGGTGATTCGGCGCTGCTCGGCAGTGGTGCGGCCCACGCACGAGGAGCGGGAGCCGTCGAGGTTGCTGAGGGGCTCGACGAACACAGTGACCGGGATGACTGGCATGCGTGGACCTTCCGATCAGCCGGACCCTGCGGTGGAGGCGCACTTCAGACGGTCGCTCGGGCCTCAGTATGCGGCGCTATTTGCTGGACCGACCGAACCTGCCGGTTCGGCACTCACCGTCGACGACCACTTTGCTCGGGCACTGGGGCCAGACACCTGGTTGCGCCTTCAGGATGGCCTGACCTCCTCCTGA